Proteins encoded by one window of Kribbella italica:
- a CDS encoding serine hydrolase domain-containing protein has product MTVFRSVVDSVEKLVLAGEVPGAVVGVADGERQWIHAAGLDRPGGDALRPDAVFRISSMTKPLTAALTLRLVDDGVLALDDSIHRWLPELSGQRVLRQLDGPLDDTVPADKAPTVEDLLLMRLGFGFAFEVDSPPIAEKAFAAGLGMGPPTPSSIPHAPDEWVRRFAELPLMEQPGRHWRYEFSYAVLGVLLARAAGAALPTLFDERIFTPLGMNDTGFAVPAHARDRLIPCFTDGTAVFDDVPDSDWLAAPAFPHAGGGLVSTAADYLTFATSLSTGHQSLGDTQAVDRLTAEQRSGPSAQIFLDGEGWGYGVQVRSAGPGIPARYGWGGGLGTLWYAYPDHGISAVLMTQHLPPSPATVAALADPLDAALST; this is encoded by the coding sequence ATGACGGTCTTCAGGTCGGTCGTGGATTCGGTTGAGAAGCTGGTGCTGGCTGGGGAGGTCCCCGGGGCGGTGGTTGGGGTCGCCGATGGGGAGCGGCAGTGGATTCATGCTGCTGGTCTGGATCGTCCCGGTGGTGATGCGCTGCGGCCCGACGCCGTGTTCCGGATCAGCTCGATGACGAAACCGTTGACTGCCGCGCTGACGCTCCGACTGGTCGACGACGGCGTGCTCGCGCTCGACGATTCCATCCATCGGTGGCTCCCTGAACTGAGTGGGCAGCGAGTCCTTCGCCAACTCGACGGCCCGCTCGACGACACCGTCCCGGCCGACAAGGCGCCGACTGTCGAAGACCTGTTGCTGATGCGACTCGGGTTCGGCTTTGCCTTCGAGGTCGACAGTCCCCCGATTGCGGAGAAGGCGTTCGCGGCAGGGCTCGGGATGGGGCCGCCGACCCCGTCCTCGATCCCGCACGCGCCGGACGAGTGGGTCCGCCGGTTTGCCGAACTGCCGTTGATGGAACAACCCGGACGGCACTGGCGCTACGAGTTCTCGTACGCCGTGCTCGGGGTCCTCCTCGCCCGCGCGGCCGGCGCCGCGCTGCCGACGCTGTTCGACGAGCGGATCTTCACTCCACTCGGCATGAACGACACCGGGTTCGCCGTACCAGCGCACGCCCGTGACCGGCTGATCCCGTGCTTCACCGACGGAACAGCCGTGTTCGACGACGTACCCGACAGCGACTGGCTCGCGGCTCCGGCCTTTCCCCACGCAGGCGGCGGCCTGGTCTCCACCGCCGCCGACTACCTGACCTTCGCCACCAGCCTGTCCACAGGTCACCAAAGCCTGGGAGACACGCAGGCGGTCGACCGCCTGACGGCAGAGCAGCGGTCCGGACCGTCCGCGCAGATCTTCCTCGACGGTGAAGGCTGGGGCTACGGCGTGCAGGTCCGCTCGGCTGGACCAGGCATCCCCGCGCGCTACGGCTGGGGCGGAGGACTCGGAACGCTCTGGTACG
- a CDS encoding TetR family transcriptional regulator: MSRESLLTEAVEHFARNGIGDASLRTIAASIGTSHRMLIYHFGSREGLLAEVVRTVEQQQRDLLAELEDLPLVQQAEQFWRRVTEAALIYGPLFFELSAHAMQDLPHTEALKADLINVWLPPLIRLFVKAGIPEDQAPAYARLGLAASRGLLFDLLLTGDRPAVDEASALLNRLLTSEHLRKPPS; this comes from the coding sequence GTGAGCCGCGAGTCCCTGCTCACCGAGGCCGTCGAGCACTTCGCTAGGAACGGCATCGGGGACGCGAGTCTGCGCACGATCGCGGCATCGATCGGCACGAGTCACCGGATGCTGATCTACCACTTCGGTTCGCGCGAGGGCCTGCTGGCCGAGGTGGTCCGTACGGTCGAGCAGCAGCAACGGGATCTGCTGGCCGAGCTCGAGGATCTTCCGCTGGTGCAGCAGGCCGAGCAGTTCTGGCGCCGGGTGACCGAGGCGGCGCTGATCTATGGGCCGCTGTTCTTCGAGCTGTCCGCGCACGCGATGCAGGATCTCCCCCACACCGAGGCGTTGAAGGCCGACCTGATCAACGTCTGGCTCCCACCGCTGATCCGGCTCTTTGTGAAAGCCGGAATTCCCGAGGACCAAGCGCCGGCGTACGCACGTCTCGGCCTGGCCGCCTCCCGCGGCCTGCTCTTCGACCTCCTGCTCACCGGCGACCGCCCCGCCGTCGACGAGGCCTCCGCACTCCTCAATCGCCTCCTCACCTCGGAGCATCTCCGGAAACCACCTTCCTGA